AACATACTCCTGTCGATGGCGGCCAAGGTCATTGCGCGCCACCGCCAGAAGTGAGAAGCTACCACGTTCCCTCGGAGAGAACTCTTCATGAGCGACAGAAAATACCGCCAGCCGGGATATCAGGATCGCGGCGAGGACAAGTCGCAAAAGCGAGAACCACGTCCCAAGAAGCAAGAGACTTTCGGTCCCCGCGCACTGCAGATGCCTGGAACACGGACTGTCTCCCGCTGTGCGCAATGCGGTACCATCCTGCAGATGCTGACCGAGCCCTTAGAGCAATGTCCTAAATGCGGATTTGCGCTCCACTCCTGCAAGCAGTGCACGTACTTCGATCCCGCGAGCCGTTTTGAGTGCCGGCAGCCGATTCCGGAGAGGATTTCACCCAAGGATACACGCAACGATTGCCAGTTCTTCTCTATCAAGACCACTGTGGAACGAGAGACCTCGACCGCTGCCAGCCGGGTTGACGACGCGCGACGTGCCTTTGAGAACCTTTTTAAGAAGTAGGCTTACTACAAGGCAGGATTGTTACGAAGCAGGATTCGCCTTCCGCATGTGAACTTCGGAGCCATTATTCTGGAAATGCACCTCGTCCATGAGCGCACGAATTAGGAAGAGCCCTCGGCCGTGCGTGAGATGAAGGTTTTCTTCGCTGCAAGGATCGTGCAGGTCATTGGGATCGTATCCATCCCCCGGATCCCGCACGATTATCGTTATACCGCGAAAACGGTCGTAAGCAACCCAGCACTGGATGGATTTGCTTTCATCGTGCTTGCAACCGTGAAGCACAGCGTTGGCCATCGCCTCCTGCAACGCCAGAGCCACCTCGAGGTGAACG
This genomic window from Terriglobales bacterium contains:
- a CDS encoding ATP-binding protein, giving the protein MKAIAPVVDAVTELARAEMGEESGVHLEVALALQEAMANAVLHGCKHDESKSIQCWVAYDRFRGITIIVRDPGDGYDPNDLHDPCSEENLHLTHGRGLFLIRALMDEVHFQNNGSEVHMRKANPAS